The following proteins come from a genomic window of Pseudomonas hygromyciniae:
- a CDS encoding efflux RND transporter periplasmic adaptor subunit, which produces MNRPRHTRRALLAALCLIPVAAFAAWQLIPPGRDKFATLQVHRADIESSVTALGTLQPRRYVDVGAQASGQIRRIHVEAGAQVKEGDLLVEIDPATQQAKLDATRYSIANLQAQLQEQHAQNRLAQQKFQRQQRLAAGGATRDEDVQTAQAELDATQARINMFKAQISQAQATLRVDQAELGYTRIYAPISGTVVAVDAREGQTLNSQQQTPLILRIANLSPMTVWAEVSEADIGHVKPGMQAYFTTLSGGNRRWTSTVRQILPVPPKPLNETSQGGGSPSSSSKSGSGRVVLYTVLLDVDNADNALMAEMTAQVFFVASRVTNALTAPVAALQGGTRPDLQLARVVAKDGSIEDREVRVGISDRLRIQILDGLNEGDHLLIGPAQSSGG; this is translated from the coding sequence ATGAACCGTCCCCGACATACCCGGCGCGCTCTGCTGGCAGCACTTTGCCTGATCCCCGTGGCCGCCTTCGCCGCCTGGCAACTGATCCCGCCCGGCCGGGATAAATTTGCCACCCTGCAGGTACACCGCGCCGATATCGAGAGCAGTGTCACCGCCCTCGGCACCCTGCAACCGCGGCGCTACGTCGATGTCGGCGCCCAGGCGTCGGGGCAGATCCGGCGGATTCACGTCGAAGCCGGCGCCCAGGTCAAGGAAGGCGACCTGCTGGTAGAAATCGATCCCGCCACCCAACAAGCCAAGCTCGACGCCACTCGCTACTCCATCGCCAATCTGCAGGCCCAACTGCAGGAGCAGCACGCGCAAAACCGCCTGGCGCAGCAGAAGTTCCAGCGCCAGCAACGTCTCGCGGCGGGTGGCGCCACCCGCGATGAAGACGTGCAAACTGCCCAGGCCGAACTGGACGCCACCCAGGCACGCATCAACATGTTCAAGGCCCAGATCAGCCAGGCCCAGGCCACGCTGCGGGTCGATCAGGCCGAGTTGGGCTACACGCGCATCTATGCGCCGATCTCCGGCACCGTAGTGGCCGTGGATGCCCGCGAAGGCCAGACCCTCAACAGCCAGCAACAGACGCCGCTGATCCTGCGGATCGCCAACCTGTCGCCCATGACCGTCTGGGCGGAGGTCTCGGAAGCCGATATCGGCCATGTCAAACCCGGCATGCAGGCCTATTTCACCACCCTGAGCGGCGGCAACCGGCGCTGGACCAGCACCGTGCGCCAGATCCTGCCGGTGCCGCCCAAGCCCCTCAACGAAACCAGCCAGGGCGGCGGCAGCCCCAGCAGCTCGAGCAAGAGCGGCAGCGGCCGCGTGGTGCTCTACACCGTGCTGCTGGATGTGGATAACGCCGACAATGCGCTGATGGCAGAAATGACCGCCCAGGTGTTTTTCGTCGCCAGTCGCGTCACCAATGCGCTGACCGCGCCGGTTGCAGCCCTGCAAGGCGGCACCCGCCCCGACCTGCAACTGGCCCGCGTGGTAGCCAAGGACGGCAGCATCGAAGACCGTGAGGTGCGGGTCGGTATCAGTGATCGCCTGCGCATCCAGATCCTCGATGGCCTCAACGAAGGCGATCACCTGCTGATCGGCCCCGCCCAAAGCAGCGGAGGCTGA
- a CDS encoding lysine N(6)-hydroxylase/L-ornithine N(5)-oxygenase family protein translates to MTQAIASPAVHDLIGIGFGPSNLALAIALQEREKAQGKLDVLFLDKQADYRWHGNTLVSQSELQISFLKDLVTLRNPTSPYSFVNYLKAHGRLVDFINLGTFYPCRMEYNDYLRWVAGQFTEQSRYGEEVLAIEPILHQQQVEALRVISRDAHGEQLVRTARSVVVSAGGTPRIPEAFKALKDDGRVFHHSQYLSRMAQQPCVDGKPMRIAIIGGGQSAAEAFIDLNDSFPSVQVDIILRGSALKPADDSPFVNEVFSPEFTDLVFQQPSSERERLVNEYHNTNYSVVDLDLIERIYGIFYRQKVSGIARHAFRTLATVEKASAGTLGIELVVRHNATGETVINHYDAVVLATGYERQMHRQLLAPLEAYMGEFEVSRDYRVVTDERCKAGIYMQGFSQASHGLSDTLLSILPIRADEIAASLHEHDRRLGQGRSVRDVLLATAS, encoded by the coding sequence ATGACACAGGCAATTGCATCGCCCGCGGTTCACGACCTGATCGGTATTGGTTTCGGTCCTTCGAACCTGGCGCTGGCCATCGCCCTGCAAGAGCGCGAGAAAGCCCAGGGCAAGCTCGATGTACTGTTTCTTGACAAGCAGGCCGACTACCGCTGGCACGGCAACACCCTGGTGAGCCAGAGCGAGCTACAGATTTCCTTCCTCAAGGATCTGGTGACCCTGCGCAACCCCACCAGCCCCTATTCCTTCGTCAATTACCTCAAGGCCCACGGGCGCCTGGTGGACTTTATCAACCTGGGCACGTTCTACCCATGCCGCATGGAGTACAACGACTACCTGCGCTGGGTCGCCGGGCAATTTACCGAGCAGAGCCGCTATGGTGAGGAAGTGCTGGCCATCGAGCCGATCCTGCATCAGCAGCAGGTCGAGGCGCTGCGGGTGATCTCCCGCGATGCCCACGGCGAGCAACTGGTGCGCACCGCGCGCTCGGTGGTGGTCAGTGCCGGTGGCACGCCACGGATTCCCGAGGCGTTCAAGGCGCTCAAGGATGACGGGCGAGTGTTCCACCATTCCCAGTACCTGTCGCGCATGGCCCAGCAGCCCTGTGTCGACGGCAAGCCAATGCGCATTGCGATCATCGGCGGAGGGCAGAGCGCGGCCGAGGCGTTTATCGATCTGAACGACAGCTTCCCTTCGGTGCAGGTGGATATCATCCTGCGCGGCTCGGCCCTCAAGCCTGCCGATGACAGCCCGTTCGTCAACGAAGTGTTCTCCCCGGAGTTCACCGACCTGGTGTTCCAACAGCCCAGCAGCGAGCGCGAACGCCTGGTCAACGAGTACCACAACACCAACTATTCGGTGGTGGACCTGGACCTGATCGAGCGTATCTACGGGATTTTCTACCGGCAGAAAGTCTCGGGCATCGCCCGTCACGCCTTCCGCACCCTGGCCACCGTGGAAAAAGCCAGTGCCGGGACTTTGGGCATCGAGTTGGTGGTGCGTCACAACGCCACCGGCGAGACCGTGATCAATCACTACGATGCGGTGGTCCTGGCCACTGGCTATGAGCGGCAGATGCATCGCCAGTTGCTGGCGCCGCTCGAGGCCTATATGGGTGAGTTTGAAGTGAGTCGCGACTACCGCGTGGTCACCGACGAGCGCTGCAAGGCCGGGATCTACATGCAGGGTTTCAGCCAGGCCAGTCATGGCTTGAGCGATACCTTGCTGTCGATCCTGCCGATTCGTGCCGACGAGATTGCCGCGTCGCTGCATGAGCATGATCGGCGCCTGGGCCAGGGGCGTTCGGTGCGTGACGTGCTGCTGGCCACCGCGAGCTGA